A single genomic interval of Spinacia oleracea cultivar Varoflay chromosome 6, BTI_SOV_V1, whole genome shotgun sequence harbors:
- the LOC130463562 gene encoding NAC domain-containing protein 13-like, whose protein sequence is MRFHPTNEELLVWYLKRKNREQPLGCEAIKEIDFYAYEPWELPNMSPIDNGENAWFFFVQRGEERNRLTRNGQWKVSGAATNVFRLGEIVGEVKSLSYKWLHKEKTLWRMKEYHLRGDDLGDDEGRYVISKVYYKGPWVERQFREEEWAAYFNTPQAAPNEPNAPNAINQAIENNDNAGPDQNVLNEMHYNQAYIDMEDQDFVYNVLASFLN, encoded by the exons ATGAGGTTCCACCCGACTAATGAGGAACTACTGGTGTGGTACCTGAAAAGGAAAAATAGAGAGCAACCTTTAGGTTGCGAGGCAATCAAAGAAATTGATTTCTACGCATACGAGCCATGGGAACTACCAAATATGTCACCAATTGACAATGGGGAAAATGCATGGTTCTTTTTTGTACAAAGAGGAGAAGAGCGTAACAGATTGACGCGTAATGGCCAATGGAAAGTATCAGGTGCGGCTACAAATGTGTTTCGCTTGGGAGAAATTGTAGGAGAAGTCAAAAGCTTGTCGTACAAGTGGCTTCATAAAGAAAAAACTTTGTGGAGGATGAAAGAGTACCACCTTAGAGGCGATGATCTAGGCGATGATGAAGGACGTTACGTCATATCCAAGGTTTACTACAAAGGACCATGGGTCGAACGCCAGTTTAGGGAGGAAGAATGGGCTGCATACTTTAATACGCCACAAGCTGCACCGAACGAACCAAACGCACCCAACGCAATCAACCAAGCAATTGAAAACAATGACAATGCAG GCCCTGACCAAAATGTTTTGAATGAGATGCATTACAATCAGGCCTACATCGATATGGAAGATCAAGATTTTGTATACAATGTGCTAGCCTCGTTCTTGAACTAA